Genomic segment of Natronoarchaeum philippinense:
GGCGTCCAGCCGCGTATTCGGCGCTGTCGGCAGTGCTTCCTCGTCGCTTTCGCTCGCGTGGGGCGTATCGGCCAGCCACGCGTATCGAGCCGCCGGGACCGCGAGCACCGTCCCACCGATGACGACGATCGGCATCAGTCCGCACAAGAGGAGTACACCGGTCGCGTCGACGCCGGCGTTCGGCGTCGTTGCGAGGGCGAGGTGGCCGAACCACGCCATCGGCGGGGACTGCAAGACCGGCTCCAACCGCTCGACGATCGTCAGCAGCTCGCCGGTGACAGAGAGTGTGATATAGGCGAGGCCGAGACCGATTCCGAGAACGGTCACGAGCCGGCTGACGTTCTCCGACCGCCGGCCGAACCCCTTGAGCGTGAAGCCGATTGGATAGCCGATCGCCGCGGCCGTGGCCGGGATCCCGACCGCCGCGACGGCGATGCCGAGGATCGGGCTAAACGAATCGGTACCCGCGACGAGCCCCGCGCCGGCAGCCAGTCCGAGCCCGATCGTGTACACCGAGAATTTGGCAGCAGCCGCGAGCAACAGTCCGCCGACAACGTCGGCTGCCGGACGAATCGTCAGATACTGACCGTCGTTATCCAGGTCGCCGTTGCTTCCCAGCGCGTCGCCGACGAGCAGAATCGTCAGGAACAGCCAGAGGACGCTCGTCGCCGTCACGAGCCATGCCGGCATGACGCCGCCGGCGGCGAGCGACGCGCCGATCGCCCGCGCCGCGTCGAAGGTCTGGTAGAGCAAGAACACGCTCATGACGCCGACCAGAATCGTAAATAGGACCCAGAAGTCCTGATGTCTGACCCAGCGATACCCGCGAAGCAACTCGATCCGCGCGATCTCCAAGCTCTGCCCGAGCGACGGGACGGCGTCTCCGAGCGTACTGTTCCGTGCTGAGCCGTGGCTGTGCGGGCGCGCCGACGTGGGCGATGGGGAGTCCGAGAGGCCGGCCGAGTCCTCAGACATTCGTCTGGAACTCCTCCGTACCGGCGTCACTGGCCTCCTGCGATGCACGCTCGGCTGCTGTGGCGTCCCGCTCGTCGGTGACCTCCAGAAAGGCCGTTTCGAGGTCCCGCGATTCGTCTGCGCGGGCTTTGAGCTCCGCCGGGGGTGCCTCCGCGACGAGCGTGCCGTCGTTGATGACACCGATCGTGTCGGCGAGTTCGTCGACGATCGGAAGGATGTGCGTCGAGAGGAAGACGGTCATCTCCCGCGTGACGAGATCGGCGACGGTGTCACGGACGGTCCGTGCGGCACGCGGATCGAGGCCGCTCGTCGGCTCGTCAAGGAACACGACATCGGGGTCGTGAAACAGCGTTGCGATGATGCCGACCTTCTTGGTCATCCCCGTCGAGTACGATTCGATGCGTCTGTCGGCGTCAGCGAGGAGATTGAACCGATCGAGCAGCGTTTCGATCCGGTCGTCGGCCCGATCGTCGGGCATGCCGTGGAGGCGGGCGACGTGGCGGAGGTGTTCCCATGCGGTCAGTTCGTCGAAGACCGGCGGATCGGCCGGAAGATAGCCGATGCGCTGGGTCAATTGCGAACGGTTCGTGATCGGCACCCCGGCAATCTCCGCGGTTCCGGCCGTGGGTTCGGTGAGAGCCACCAGCATTCGCATCGTCGTCGTCTTGCCGGCGCCGTTCGGTCCGAGAAATCCGTAGATGGTTCCCTGGGGAATCGAGAGGGAGAGGTCGTCGACGGCGGTGTCCTCGCCGTATCGTTTCGTGAGCCCGTCGGCGGTGATCGCATACTCGGTCATGGATGGCCCTCGCTACCCGTAGCAGAACCGCTGGCGGCCGGGAACTCACTACTGGGGCCCGCTTCGTGGTGCTGGATCGTGTGGAGGTTGTCTGGCATGGGGTGTAAACTCCTCTTTACAGTAAAGCATGCTTTACACCCAATGTTAAATCCACCGGTCGCCCCACTGGTCCGGCTACGAAGCGATTTCGGCACGAAACGCACCAGTCGTGTTGCTCGTCGCTCTGGCCCGTGGATGCGGCGGGCAGTTCGTGC
This window contains:
- a CDS encoding ABC transporter ATP-binding protein — translated: MTEYAITADGLTKRYGEDTAVDDLSLSIPQGTIYGFLGPNGAGKTTTMRMLVALTEPTAGTAEIAGVPITNRSQLTQRIGYLPADPPVFDELTAWEHLRHVARLHGMPDDRADDRIETLLDRFNLLADADRRIESYSTGMTKKVGIIATLFHDPDVVFLDEPTSGLDPRAARTVRDTVADLVTREMTVFLSTHILPIVDELADTIGVINDGTLVAEAPPAELKARADESRDLETAFLEVTDERDATAAERASQEASDAGTEEFQTNV